In Cicer arietinum cultivar CDC Frontier isolate Library 1 chromosome 7, Cicar.CDCFrontier_v2.0, whole genome shotgun sequence, the genomic window AATTAGTTTTTTGAAGTTAGAATttgaagtttttgttttttgaaattattttcacctcaaatttattgtttatatgaatatatcaaaatataaattactttacatgtaacttattttttatgagattttgttggtttaaaatcattttttgataccaaaattattttccttaCTTTTTCATTTATTTGGTTTTTTCCCTAATGAATGAGTGGTTTTATTGGTGCGCATACAGGTAATCCCAAAAAGGTTGATCACTTGCTTAAACTTGATGGTGCAAAGGAGAGGTTGCAACTTTTTAAGGCAGATCTCTTGGAAGAAGGTTCCTTTGACTCTGCTATTGAAGGTTGTGATGGTGTCTTTCACACTGCCTCACCTGTTCGCTTCGTCGTAAACGATCCACAGGTTcattccattttgtttctataaacaaaaaattatgacATGCACTGTCAGTATAAGTTAATTTTGATATGGTGTACTTTTGTCAAAACCATGCTATCAAAGATTTTTAATATACAGGACTTCACTTGCTGACCTATTTGGCATCGTCTAATCATACCTGTAAATGAGAAATgagaaatgtttttttatttattaattgattatcATGTGTTACCACTTACCAGTTTAGTGGAGAATGATCCTTTCATAGAGAGAAGCACATAAAAGGgcttcaaattaaaaaaaaaaaaacaaacaaaaaggaCATTGATGATGTAAGTCTTTCCAATTATTCTATGTCTGCATAATGTCACCAAATGAATATATTGTTAAAATTGTAACATATAGTTCGTCTTTCGCTCTTGGAAAAATTTCGGGAGCTTAATTAGAACTACACTTTCAAATTGAAGTTCCATGCCTTAGGATTAGGTGCTTGTTATTGATGATATAGATATAGTTGACAAATCATGTGATTAAGGATGAGCATAACTGCACTTTTTTTAGATGGTTTGGCtttttttgaattgtttttatcAGTCTAGAGTAAAAATGACCTTTTTGTTGTCTTTTGAAAGCAAATGAGTTTCCAGTTTATGGAACTGATaacttttaatttctttatttcagGTTGAGTTGATTGATCCGGCGTTGAAGGGAACTCTCAATGTTCTTAAATCATGTGCAAGATCACCATCTGTGAAACGAGTTATCTTAACTTCTTCTGTTTCTGCAGTTAAATTTAGTTCAAGGCCAATAACTCCCGAAGTAGTAGTTGATGAGACATGGTTTTCAGATCCAGATTTCTGCAGGGAATCAGAGGTTAGTACTGTTTTTTCTTAAAGTTATTTAAGAATGAAAACTTGAAGCTCATGAATATGATATGCGATATTGATGATGTTTATCCAAAGTTAAGAACTGAATTGAGtgaagtttttttttagtttttctttcttaacaATGTTATGTAATTTGTCACTACATTGCCTAATGTGAATAGTATGGTTATGTTTCCTAGTCAAGTAATCATAAATGTGTTGAATATTTTTCCTCGGTCACAGGATGTGAAGTGTTTTACACTACAAAGTATAACATTACTTTCCTTTATGAAGCATAATAAAAGTAGCTGCTTTTCAAGAATAGTCAAATGTATATCATTATTAAGTATTGGAATCTGAGTGTCTTCATTATTTACAAGAATTAAGTATGGATTGTTATGTTAATCTTAATCTCACCCtatatgtttcctttttttaacCTGAACCTTATGTTAATCACTATCTGCCAATGTTGTAGAGGAgggacataatttttttaaactgttTCAAGCATTAAGACTTCCAACCCTCTTGCTGCTATTATTTGAGGagatataatattttgacaaaCAAAATCCATACAAAAAATCGATGGTAAAATAGTTGGTTACCTTGGTTCAAATACATGGTTAATTAAGTTCAGTAGATGTATGGCTAATGGATATAACATGGGTCGATACTCATTAACCATctattgaatataattaaccATAAATTTAAATGTCATTAATCACAATTTTCAGGTGTTTAAATCTACATGCAATTGTATTGTACACTTAGAAATTGTGGTTAATTACGTTCATATTTGTGGTTAATGACATTTAGTGAACGATTAAATTGGAGATTTAAATGGTTAAGTTATtaagttaatgatattttaaggTCTTAACAATGAAAcatcataaataaaatcaattagaACTTGCTATGTGGACTTTCGACAAAAGGCAGATACTAAAATTggtaacaaaatatttatgtgaTGAAAGTTTGAACAAAATTTTTTTAGGAACTAAAGCCGAAGTTTAGTATATTATTAGAGATGAAAAGCTTATTTAATCTTACAATTAATATcatgggttttttttttttttaattaacactAACTTTTTTGCCAACTTCTATTTGTGTTTTCAGTTATGGTACACACTTTCAAAGACTTTGGCTGAGGCTGCTGCCTGGAAATTTGTAAATGAAAACAACATTGACATGGTTGTTATTAACCCATCAATGGTGGTAGGACCTCTCTTGCAACCGGAGATTAATGAAAGTGTTGAACCAATTTTAAACCTAATAAAtggtaatatttattttgggtaatattgattttgccactatttaatgtgattttaataaaatatagatgTTTGGTTACTATCTGTCAAGTTGGTTGGACTATAAATGTTCAAAAGTAGGATTTGCAATGTGTGACATATTAAGTAATGTCATACAAGAATTATCCAGTTGCATTAGAAAAACTCTGAATTTTTGGATGCAGGTGTACCTTTTCCAAATAATGCTTTCGGATGGCTCGATGTGAAAGATGTTGCTGATGCCCATATTCTGGCCTATGAGATTGCTTCAGCCAATGGAAGATATTGTTTGGCTGAGAGAGTTGTACACTATTCTG contains:
- the LOC101497904 gene encoding cinnamoyl-CoA reductase CAD2 — translated: MSSEEGKVVCVTGASGFIASWIVKFLLQRGYTVRGTLRDPSNPKKVDHLLKLDGAKERLQLFKADLLEEGSFDSAIEGCDGVFHTASPVRFVVNDPQVELIDPALKGTLNVLKSCARSPSVKRVILTSSVSAVKFSSRPITPEVVVDETWFSDPDFCRESELWYTLSKTLAEAAAWKFVNENNIDMVVINPSMVVGPLLQPEINESVEPILNLINGVPFPNNAFGWLDVKDVADAHILAYEIASANGRYCLAERVVHYSEIARILRDLYPTIQISDKCVNDEPYVPPYQLSKEKANSLGVKFTPLEVSLKETVESFREKNILDF